CTTTGTACTTACTTAGCATTTTGTTCATCAGTTTGCTTCCTTCTTAGAGATTGCGTGGGTacatcatttctttttatcttccaATAGCTGCTGAATTTGTGTGTAGTCAATTCCTGtagtttcataatttttaattatcataacacttgttttatttttatgcatGGAACTAAGAAATAGTTATTTAATATGAAGATTTGTGACTTTGGCTGTGCAAGCACAATGGTGTTAAGGAAGCTAATTGACTGTAGCctttttgttgtgtttctGATGCTCATGTGGCATGTGTTGATTCCCCGAGCATTCTTTGAAACTTTCCTCGTGATTAGGTTAATTAACTTAGAGAGAGACAATATTTTTGGCTAGTTAATGGAAACGTATCTGCTGCTACCATTTTACTTGGAACTTCTTTGTTGCTTTGATGTTTTCAGGTCCCTTCCTGTATAGAACCAATTTGATGATTGAATGAACTCTATGTGGTAGCGAGAACTGTAAAAgttattagtaatttaatttagaaaggATATtctatcttaaaattttagtattattCCTAATTCGAAATCATAGTGAGCATGCTACCAATTTATCGATGAAGTATGAAATGAAAACCAATGTGATTTGGTTCAATGAAGCAAAAGATCTGTGGGCAGAGTGGAAGGAGACGAATGACAAGATTGTTTGAAGATAGAAGCAACAATGTTGCTGAGATTAGGGCTTGACTACTCTATTAAATCTTTCTATGTTTACTCTCCAAATTCTTATGTAAtcattcaagttttttttttttttgttgcaagCCGACTGAAGTAGCTTTTTATAGATCTCTTTGGTCTCTCAAGGTTGATGCCTTATATCCACCTTCTTTTTTTAGACTCCTCTGATGCgatgaaaaaaattgttccctttcaaaagaatataaataaataaaagaaggaaaaaaaaaagtaggaaaaagaaaaagatatgaaCCCACATATGAGGTATGTGTTGGACCCTAGTCAAATGAGCTCATTCAGGGAAGGAGTGACAACATgtgattaaattaattctaCTACAATAGTTTAAGATTTTATGTTAAGAACAATTTAGAACATCACTTGATATACCTTGTTGCTTATATTTCGTCGAAGTTTGGATGAAAACTTCCCTTCTgtagtttttttaatgtgaTCATGTATCTCTATCTTGTAGATTTAACAATATGGCATACACATTCAAGTCTCTTATGTCTGCAGGTTAAAGATACTGTAGAGGTAGATAAAAATGTTTCTCGACATTTAAGCTATGAGCTTAGCAAGAATGACTGGAATCTTCTTGTAAGTCTTTTTGGTGtacttttacctttttttttcttttttttttgggcatTTAAATTGTATATGCCTATTACTTTTTTCTGCACTGAAATATCTAAATGCTCTACaataccaaaatttaaatttagatagAAGATGATCTACAGTTTAGTTAGTAATATGGTTCAACTCATTGGCTTTGTTTTCTATGTTATTCGAGTTTGTGTGTGTATATTAACGAACTCAGTAGTTTACTTTTATGTGTACCTCATTGGACAGGCCTTTGACCTTTGTCTCTCAACTTGGCGtggatgattttatttatttgtcgTTTGTTTGGGTTGATTGCaggttttttctttgaacCTCTTTCATTAGTGTTTCTCAACTTTGTTACTTGATTATCCTGTCCTTAGTGAAACCTAAACATCTTTTTGTTACATTTTCTCCTGTGCATTTCTTCGTCTAATAATCTCTACAGTTGATTGCTTTCACAGTAAAATTATGCAATTTTGACTTTGTTTAGAGTTCAATATGTGACTACatcatttattttacaatTGCAAAATACTTGTGATGCCTGTTTCATCTTCATGCCAAATCTTCtatcatattatttaaataatatgaatCTACTACATAATAAAAATGCAGTTTTTATGTACTTTTAACTGAATCTTCATTTCAGATTCTTCATTATCTAGGTTTGGACCATGTTGGGCATATTGGTGGTCGAAACAGGTGCATTTATCTGTTTCTAACTTTTTAACATctgatatatttaattattttatttcatgagTTTCATTTGGATGTTTCAGTCCCTTAATGGCCCCAAAACTTATGGAAATGGATGAAGTGGTGAGGATGATTCATGCCAGTGCCATGATGAGCCCGGAAGATAATAAAAGGACTCTTTTGGTTTGTTTCACTTCCTCATTTTCTTTGACTTGTTTCATGGTTCTGAAACTTGTCCTCTCTTATCACGtaataaatatacatttcTTGGATGTGAGTAAGCCAAGAAGATGATAGTGCTGTTTGGCATGTCTGTTTGATGTGTGCCTTTTATAATCGAGCTTCAGTCAGAATGCATTTACTGCTTCATTGTTTCTGGAAGCTTATTCCTTTCCAATAATTAGCTGAAATTTCTTATGAAGAACTTATACAAGTGGGGTTACCAGAATCCCAAAGTGTTGTGCTTAAGAAGGAAACTCCTCAGATCAAAAGTGAGGTCAAAACATGAACCTTCCTTATGGTCTTGAGGATGTATGGAAGTCTTCAAAAAAATTCCCCCCAAAttcccaaaacaaagccattgACACAACCTTGGGAACATCTTTCCCCAGCCCCGTGGCCCTGTTCCAAATTGAATATCGAGAAGagatttacattaatttggaGGAGTGCCTCAAAGATCAGAACTGCTTAAGTTTGTcccaaataaaagaagaaaacggGTGGGCTGTGAACGAAAAGGTGGTCCAAATCTTTCCCAGATGTAATTGCCATATAGAAATGCATATATGAACCGGTAGGCAAAAAAGATGGACATTTCTTTTAATCCACTTGAAGTCATCTAAACCAGTCTAAATTAGCGCTTAATTTTTTTGGCACTTTTGGTTTCCTTGACTAGCGATTGTAAGCCTTCCTGGAAGTTAATTTCCCTTTCCATATTGTCCTTATTAATGACTATTCATGTATTCCTGGAAATAGGAATGGATATAAATTTGTCTGGCTCGTTTGTCTAAGACTGTAAACTCAAATCATGCCAATGGTTTCACTTATAACCgtttaattttgaacttcaaggTAGGTTGTGGTGAGTGACCATGGGATGACTGAAAATGGCAATCATGGTGGGTCATCGTATGAAGAGACTGACTCCTTGCTTCTTTTTATTGGATCAAAAAGTCATGCCACTGACTCTGCATCAGTTATCAGCAATGATGTTAACCAGGTATTCAGCTCCTACACGCCCAGTTTCTTCAAGTTGGTATTAAGACTATGCATCCAAATTTTTATGTACTAAATAATTCATTCTATAAACTTCGTCATACATTACTGTTCGTTCCATCCAATTGTTCAAACAGAATTATCATTTCTTCAAACTTAGCTTGAACCCTTTTCTTTGAACTTCTACATTCTATTTGTGTTCTAGTGAAACACAAATATGAACAAGAGTCAGAAACTTGTATTACTTTCACAGTATTGATAAGGAAAATCTTGCTGTCtatgcttctttcttctttttttttcttccatttctgttTATTCTGaatgttttcttattttctgaCTTACCTAGAATGTGGTTCAGGTCGACATTGCAGCCACTTTAGCTCTTTTATTTGGTGTGCCAATACCCAAAAACAGTGTCGGCATCATGATTCCAGGAATGGTGGACTCTTTGAAGGGTAAATTCCCCTTTCCTTGTGCATGAGGCATTAATGGGTTTCAGAATCGAAATAAAGTTATTGAAATGCAgagggaaaagagaaaaagagtgGGCTATATGTGCAATCTGCTTTATCTTTTGTCATCAATTTCTATTATTAATACCTAGTGCTAGAATGCAACATACTGAGTGCCTTTTGGACTTGTATCGCATGCCAACTTGTGTGATCTTAATGCGACACCTCTTTCTGGATGATTTCAGATATGCAACAACTAAGGGCACTGCAATTGAATTCTTGGCAGTTGCTTAGATTGTTACAAAGACAGGTACCTGGTTTTCAATGTGGAAGTCACCCATGTGATGGCTTTTCAGGTGATAATGGATATAGTAGTAATGGTATTATGGAGAAGTTTTGCCGGTTGTATTTGCGTGCTGCAGCTCTTTATGATTCCTGGATATCAACGGAGCTTTCCAGGTGGGCACAGATCATCTATTTGGAGAACTTGTTCCATGGATCAggaaaaattaactttttccaGTAATTTGAACAGGTCTGATAGCAGAGAAGACAAAAGTGAAATTATTGCAGCATACTATGAGTTTCTGATAAGTGCAAATCAATGGTTATCACACAAAGCTACTGATGTAagaattattagtattattatttattctttatcaTCATTTTGGAACAAACTCTGAAATTTCATGTAATATTCGATCATTTAAGAATGTTCTTTGTGGCTGATTGTGAATTGTCACTTCTGTTTTATTTGCAGAAACCTGCTAAAGTTATTGCTTTTGGAGTGATGTCAATGATCTTATCTTGTCTAATATTTTCTGCCGTCCTTTACTCTATTATCCAAAAAAGTTATTTTGGAGAGAAGCGGCTTTCCAATGGTATTCTCACATGGCATCTTGATGAGGGTTTTTCTCTGTCTGTAATATTCATCTTGGTCATCAGTATGGGATCCAGTTCTATGGTTGAGGAAGAGCAATATATTTGGCATTACTTGCTCTCCACATTGAATGTGCTATTGCTTCGTAAAACATTGCAGTTCTTTAAAAAAGATAGCACCTGTGgtttttttactttgtttaGTGGACATGAAAGAACTAGTTTAAGGGCATCTTCCATCTTCACCCTCCTTATCTCTGGAAGAATTTTAAGGGGCTGGCATCAAGGAGGTGTCAATTGGACATATCTTCCAGACATATCGAAATGGCTTGAGCAGTCGGGGACTGATCTTCAGCTGATTCAGTTAACCTCTGTCTTCCTTACAATAATATTATGCTTATTTTCCCTTTCGTTATTAAGAAGGAAGACAAAAGTTATTCTAGTAGTTGGATTTCACTTTTTGATGTCGGGATTTCTTGTACTGCATCATATTGTGAAATATCGACACAATACATCAGTACCATCCAGCAACGCTGCTACTTCATTAGCACAAATCATTTATGCAACTCTCGGTATTACTACAGTCGGGACTGCTCTGGTTGTACCATGGGTCATGCCTATGCAGATTTCCAACGCATGTTCAAGTGATCATGAAGTTTCTCGTCCTTTTAAAATAGGGAGTCAGTCTCAACATTCAGAACTGAGAGATTGTTTATATATTACTGGGTGGGTGTACATAGGCTCTTGGTGTCTTCTGCAGTTGCTGCTCCAACAACCAGTTAATACAGCAGTAATGTTACTCATTCTGGTGCAAATTTATGCCAGctttctattcttttctcAAGGGATGCAGCAGCAGAAGCAATGGGTCGAGGTGAGTTTGCATAGATGCATTATGATGAATTGTTTTTTGCTGTCTCTTATA
This sequence is a window from Cucurbita pepo subsp. pepo cultivar mu-cu-16 chromosome LG19, ASM280686v2, whole genome shotgun sequence. Protein-coding genes within it:
- the LOC111781895 gene encoding GPI ethanolamine phosphate transferase 2 isoform X2 is translated as MEAMPYTQSLLADGTAKGYHAKATPPTVTMPRLKAIVSGAIGGFLDVAFNFNTQALLDDNLLGQFSKIGWKMVVCGDETWLKLFPGLFMRHDGVSSFFVKDTVEVDKNVSRHLSYELSKNDWNLLILHYLGLDHVGHIGGRNSPLMAPKLMEMDEVVRMIHASAMMSPEDNKRTLLVVVSDHGMTENGNHGGSSYEETDSLLLFIGSKSHATDSASVISNDVNQVDIAATLALLFGVPIPKNSVGIMIPGMVDSLKDMQQLRALQLNSWQLLRLLQRQVPGFQCGSHPCDGFSGDNGYSSNGIMEKFCRLYLRAAALYDSWISTELSRSDSREDKSEIIAAYYEFLISANQWLSHKATDKPAKVIAFGVMSMILSCLIFSAVLYSIIQKSYFGEKRLSNGILTWHLDEGFSLSVIFILVISMGSSSMVEEEQYIWHYLLSTLNVLLLRKTLQFFKKDSTCGFFTLFSGHERTSLRASSIFTLLISGRILRGWHQGGVNWTYLPDISKWLEQSGTDLQLIQLTSVFLTIILCLFSLSLLRRKTKVILVVGFHFLMSGFLVLHHIVKYRHNTSVPSSNAATSLAQIIYATLGITTVGTALVVPWVMPMQISNACSSDHEVSRPFKIGSQSQHSELRDCLYITGWVYIGSWCLLQLLLQQPVNTAVMLLILVQIYASFLFFSQGMQQQKQWVEVAVLYYIGMAGHFALGNSNSLATIDVAGAFLGVSNYSTLFSGILMFIITYASPTLLLLSMVMYISIKNLDIAASTQNADSGHVLKMTLGLPCLVSLTVNSILLIAYTIVLILMRNHLFVWSVFSPKYLYACATTVCILIGVFIMATTVTYAHMVLALRRNMIASINGTR
- the LOC111781895 gene encoding GPI ethanolamine phosphate transferase 2 isoform X1, whose translation is MSSSLTCTRLTLFTVAAVAIQITGLSFFVFGFFPVKPALSGDSGSESFRAPMCYANQNESERDLPPHELQSLYQELSGIPPLYDRLILMVIDGLPAEFVLGRNGRPPTKTFMEAMPYTQSLLADGTAKGYHAKATPPTVTMPRLKAIVSGAIGGFLDVAFNFNTQALLDDNLLGQFSKIGWKMVVCGDETWLKLFPGLFMRHDGVSSFFVKDTVEVDKNVSRHLSYELSKNDWNLLILHYLGLDHVGHIGGRNSPLMAPKLMEMDEVVRMIHASAMMSPEDNKRTLLVVVSDHGMTENGNHGGSSYEETDSLLLFIGSKSHATDSASVISNDVNQVDIAATLALLFGVPIPKNSVGIMIPGMVDSLKDMQQLRALQLNSWQLLRLLQRQVPGFQCGSHPCDGFSGDNGYSSNGIMEKFCRLYLRAAALYDSWISTELSRSDSREDKSEIIAAYYEFLISANQWLSHKATDKPAKVIAFGVMSMILSCLIFSAVLYSIIQKSYFGEKRLSNGILTWHLDEGFSLSVIFILVISMGSSSMVEEEQYIWHYLLSTLNVLLLRKTLQFFKKDSTCGFFTLFSGHERTSLRASSIFTLLISGRILRGWHQGGVNWTYLPDISKWLEQSGTDLQLIQLTSVFLTIILCLFSLSLLRRKTKVILVVGFHFLMSGFLVLHHIVKYRHNTSVPSSNAATSLAQIIYATLGITTVGTALVVPWVMPMQISNACSSDHEVSRPFKIGSQSQHSELRDCLYITGWVYIGSWCLLQLLLQQPVNTAVMLLILVQIYASFLFFSQGMQQQKQWVEVAVLYYIGMAGHFALGNSNSLATIDVAGAFLGVSNYSTLFSGILMFIITYASPTLLLLSMVMYISIKNLDIAASTQNADSGHVLKMTLGLPCLVSLTVNSILLIAYTIVLILMRNHLFVWSVFSPKYLYACATTVCILIGVFIMATTVTYAHMVLALRRNMIASINGTR
- the LOC111781895 gene encoding GPI ethanolamine phosphate transferase 2 isoform X3 gives rise to the protein MSSSLTCTRLTLFTVAAVAIQITGLSFFVFGFFPVKPALSGDSGSESFRAPMCYANQNESERDLPPHELQSLYQELSGIPPLYDRLILMVIDGLPAEFVLGRNGRPPTKTFMEAMPYTQSLLADGTAKGYHAKATPPTVTMPRLKAIVSGAIGGFLDVAFNFNTQALLDDNLLGQFSKIGWKMVVCGDETWLKLFPGLFMRHDGVSSFFVKDTVEVDKNVSRHLSYELSKNDWNLLILHYLGLDHVGHIGGRNSPLMAPKLMEMDEVVRMIHASAMMSPEDNKRTLLVVVSDHGMTENGNHGGSSYEETDSLLLFIGSKSHATDSASVISNDVNQVDIAATLALLFGVPIPKNSVGIMIPGMVDSLKDMQQLRALQLNSWQLLRLLQRQVPGFQCGSHPCDGFSGDNGYSSNGIMEKFCRLYLRAAALYDSWISTELSRSDSREDKSEIIAAYYEFLISANQWLSHKATDKPAKVIAFGVMSMILSCLIFSAVLYSIIQKSYFGEKRLSNGILTWHLDEGFSLSVIFILVISMGSSSMVEEEQYIWHYLLSTLNVLLLRKTLQFFKKDSTCGFFTLFSGHERTSLRASSIFTLLISGRILRGWHQGGVNWTYLPDISKWLEQSGTDLQLIQLTSVFLTIILCLFSLSLLRRKTKVILVVGFHFLMSGFLVLHHIVKYRHNTSVPSSNAATSLAQIIYATLGITTVGTALVVPWVMPMQISNACSSDHEVSRPFKIGSQSQHSELRDCLYITGWVYIGSWCLLQLLLQQPVNTAVMLLILVQIYASFLFFSQGMQQQKQWVEEWLAILRWGIVIL